The following are encoded together in the Flavihumibacter fluvii genome:
- a CDS encoding glycoside hydrolase family 88 protein: MIKINEALAPEDLSLKLAHFWQISGEKINLINQQYDETKGSPVFTIDGKYTTRGWTEWTQGFQYGSEILQFEVTGEQKYLDSARNKTLTKMAPHISHIGVHDHGFNNVSTYGNLLRLMKEGKTGYNEWEKNFYELALKISGAVQASRWTTIKTGGFIHSFNGPHSLFVDTVRSVRALSVSHVLGHVFQAEGDVKINLLERAIQHLHATANYSIFYGEGRDRYDTWGRTAHESIFNIKDGNFRCPNSQQGYSGFTTWTRGLAWAMCGFPEQLEWLDTIEEKTFEPYGGKSAIMNTCLKAAKATCDYYIENTPIDGIPYWDTGAPNLHKLGDYMGKLANPFNEYEPVDSSAAAIGAQGLLRLGNFLSKKGDVKAGGHYRQAGLSVLDTLLQEPYLSTDKDHQGLLLHSIYHEPNGWDHVPKGSKIANGESCMWGDYHFRELCLYVQRMINKENYYCFFNCVQ, from the coding sequence ATGATAAAAATAAACGAAGCACTTGCCCCCGAAGATCTTTCTTTAAAATTGGCACACTTCTGGCAAATTTCCGGCGAGAAGATCAACCTGATCAATCAACAGTATGACGAAACAAAAGGTTCACCGGTTTTTACCATCGATGGAAAATATACGACACGGGGCTGGACCGAATGGACACAGGGATTCCAGTACGGTTCCGAAATCTTGCAGTTTGAAGTTACCGGTGAGCAAAAATATTTGGATTCCGCCCGGAATAAAACCCTCACCAAAATGGCACCGCACATCAGCCACATAGGTGTGCATGACCATGGCTTTAATAATGTGAGCACCTATGGTAATTTATTGCGCCTGATGAAGGAAGGGAAAACCGGTTACAATGAATGGGAAAAAAATTTTTATGAACTCGCCTTAAAAATTTCCGGTGCTGTGCAGGCTTCTCGATGGACCACCATAAAAACCGGCGGTTTCATCCATTCATTCAATGGCCCCCATTCATTATTTGTAGATACAGTCCGGTCTGTCCGGGCATTGTCCGTCAGCCATGTACTCGGGCATGTTTTCCAGGCGGAAGGTGATGTAAAGATCAACCTGCTGGAACGAGCCATTCAACACCTGCATGCCACTGCCAATTATTCAATATTCTATGGTGAGGGCCGCGACCGGTACGACACATGGGGCCGTACAGCGCATGAAAGTATTTTCAACATAAAAGACGGCAATTTCAGGTGCCCTAATTCACAGCAAGGTTATTCTGGATTTACCACCTGGACAAGAGGGCTGGCCTGGGCCATGTGCGGGTTTCCCGAGCAACTCGAATGGCTCGACACTATTGAGGAAAAAACTTTTGAACCTTATGGAGGCAAGTCAGCCATTATGAATACCTGCCTGAAAGCTGCAAAAGCCACTTGTGATTATTATATCGAAAACACCCCCATAGACGGTATTCCTTATTGGGATACAGGGGCACCAAACCTGCATAAACTAGGTGACTACATGGGCAAATTGGCCAACCCGTTCAATGAGTATGAACCAGTAGATAGTTCTGCAGCAGCCATTGGTGCACAAGGATTATTAAGGCTGGGCAATTTCCTTAGTAAAAAGGGCGATGTAAAAGCGGGTGGGCATTACCGGCAGGCAGGGTTATCTGTTCTGGATACATTACTGCAGGAGCCATATTTAAGTACAGATAAAGATCACCAGGGACTGTTGTTACATTCCATATACCACGAGCCCAATGGCTGGGACCATGTACCGAAAGGCAGTAAAATTGCCAACGGTGAATCATGCATGTGGGGGGATTACCATTTCCGGGAACTTTGTCTTTATGTGCAGCGCATGATCAATAAAGAAAACTATTATTGTTTCTTCAATTGTGTACAATGA
- a CDS encoding sugar phosphate isomerase/epimerase family protein: MSDPITNLSKLCIHTITTKPWPIETAAANFAVKGAKGMTVWRDALNGRNIKATGEMVRSHGLEIVSLCRGGFFPNADPVKRKIAIDDNRRAIEEAHELGTKMIVLVCGSDPTQPLETSRDQIQEGIATIIPDAAAAGIQLAIEPLHPMYADNRSAINTLAQANTMTEVLNSPWVGVAIDVYHLWWDPDLEQEIIRCGKNKALLAFHVCDWKSPTTDFLNDRGLMGEGCIPIKKIRGWVEATGFNGFNEVEIFSTAYWQTDQSIFLDNIITAYKNFT; the protein is encoded by the coding sequence ATGAGCGATCCCATTACCAATTTATCAAAGCTTTGCATCCATACCATCACTACAAAGCCCTGGCCTATTGAAACAGCTGCAGCAAATTTCGCTGTAAAAGGTGCTAAAGGAATGACCGTATGGCGTGATGCCCTGAACGGCAGGAATATCAAAGCAACCGGTGAAATGGTCAGGAGTCATGGACTTGAGATCGTATCATTATGCCGAGGAGGATTTTTTCCAAATGCTGATCCTGTTAAAAGAAAGATCGCAATTGATGATAACCGCCGGGCCATTGAAGAGGCACATGAACTGGGCACCAAAATGATTGTGCTGGTATGCGGATCAGATCCCACCCAACCATTAGAAACTTCGCGCGACCAGATACAGGAAGGTATTGCCACTATTATACCCGATGCGGCCGCTGCGGGTATTCAACTGGCCATCGAGCCATTGCATCCCATGTACGCCGATAACCGTTCAGCTATCAACACGCTGGCCCAGGCCAATACCATGACTGAAGTGCTGAACTCGCCCTGGGTAGGTGTTGCCATTGACGTATACCATCTCTGGTGGGACCCTGACCTCGAACAGGAAATCATCCGATGTGGAAAAAACAAAGCCTTACTGGCCTTTCATGTTTGCGACTGGAAATCGCCTACGACAGATTTTCTGAACGACCGTGGCCTGATGGGCGAAGGCTGTATTCCTATTAAGAAAATAAGGGGCTGGGTAGAAGCAACAGGATTTAACGGTTTTAACGAAGTGGAAATATTCTCCACAGCATACTGGCAAACAGATCAATCCATATTCCTGGATAATATTATAACAGCATACAAAAATTTCACTTAA
- a CDS encoding Gfo/Idh/MocA family protein produces the protein MTQHTIGIIMNGVTGRMGTNQHLLRSIAEIIKQGGVQISPGETIMPDPILIGRDENKLKKLCKLTGINKMSTNVDEALADPHNIIYFDAQTTGRRADAVRKAVKAGKHIYCEKPIAISTQVAMELYDLCTKAGLKNGVVQDKLWLPGIVKLKRLIQQGFFGQILSIRGEFGYWVFEGDSIAAQRPSWNYRKEDDGGIIVDMLCHWRYVLDEVFGKVKAVSCMGTTHIKQRVDENGKAYACTADDAAYATFELEGGIIAHFNSSWAVRVRRDDLLTLQVDGTKGSAVAGLRECYTQHYGNTPKPVWNPDIEQPINFYEGWSKVPQQEIHDNAFKVQWELFLKHVVKDEPFPWNLKAGAKGVQLAEKGLESWAKRCWVDIPEL, from the coding sequence ATGACACAACATACAATAGGCATTATCATGAATGGGGTAACCGGCCGGATGGGTACCAACCAGCACCTGTTGCGCTCTATTGCTGAGATCATCAAACAAGGCGGCGTACAGATCAGTCCGGGCGAAACCATTATGCCCGATCCCATCCTGATTGGCCGTGATGAAAACAAATTGAAAAAATTATGTAAGCTGACCGGTATCAATAAAATGAGCACCAATGTCGATGAAGCATTGGCTGATCCGCATAACATCATTTATTTCGATGCACAGACAACGGGCAGAAGGGCCGATGCCGTGCGTAAGGCAGTTAAAGCCGGAAAACATATTTATTGTGAAAAACCCATTGCTATAAGCACGCAGGTGGCTATGGAATTATATGACCTGTGCACCAAAGCCGGATTGAAGAATGGCGTAGTACAAGATAAGCTCTGGCTTCCGGGCATTGTTAAACTTAAGCGGCTGATCCAGCAGGGATTTTTTGGTCAAATACTTTCCATACGCGGGGAATTCGGGTATTGGGTATTTGAAGGTGATTCCATTGCAGCCCAGCGGCCTTCCTGGAATTACCGCAAGGAAGATGATGGTGGCATCATAGTAGATATGCTTTGCCACTGGCGTTACGTATTGGATGAAGTGTTTGGAAAAGTAAAAGCAGTGTCTTGCATGGGTACCACGCATATTAAGCAACGTGTAGATGAAAATGGCAAAGCTTATGCCTGTACTGCAGATGACGCTGCTTATGCTACATTTGAACTGGAAGGCGGCATTATTGCACACTTCAATTCTTCCTGGGCAGTGCGGGTGCGTCGCGACGACCTGCTCACCCTGCAGGTGGATGGCACAAAAGGTTCTGCTGTAGCCGGTTTGCGGGAATGTTATACCCAACATTATGGCAATACACCGAAACCGGTCTGGAATCCCGATATTGAACAACCGATCAATTTCTATGAAGGATGGTCAAAGGTTCCCCAACAGGAGATCCATGACAATGCCTTTAAAGTACAGTGGGAATTATTTTTAAAACATGTGGTGAAAGACGAACCCTTTCCATGGAACCTGAAAGCAGGCGCGAAGGGTGTACAATTGGCTGAGAAGGGATTGGAAAGCTGGGCCAAAAGATGCTGGGTAGATATTCCGGAATTATAA
- a CDS encoding 3-ketoacyl-ACP reductase yields the protein MKQVALVTGGSRGIGYGIVKQLAQLGFDLAINGVRPENEVIEVMDNIKALGAGVIYCPGNVAKTADRKNILQQVKDHYKKINILVNNAGIAPRERRDILATSEESFDEVLATNLKSNYFLTQDVANWMIEQKNTDNNYSGCIINISSISATVASVNRGEYCISKAGISMATQLFAVRLGEYNIPVYEVRPGIISTDMTSGVKDKYDTLIADGLCVQKRWGLPEDVGKCVGALAMGSFPYSTGQVFMVDGGLTIPRL from the coding sequence ATGAAACAAGTCGCATTGGTTACAGGCGGAAGCAGGGGCATTGGATATGGTATCGTAAAACAGCTGGCCCAACTTGGTTTTGACCTGGCCATCAATGGTGTAAGGCCGGAAAATGAGGTTATAGAAGTAATGGACAACATAAAAGCATTGGGTGCTGGTGTGATTTACTGTCCCGGCAATGTGGCAAAAACAGCCGACCGGAAAAATATACTGCAGCAGGTCAAAGACCACTATAAAAAAATAAATATCCTGGTGAACAATGCCGGTATTGCACCCAGGGAAAGACGTGATATCCTGGCCACTTCTGAAGAAAGTTTTGATGAGGTGCTGGCAACCAACCTGAAATCCAACTATTTTCTAACGCAGGATGTGGCCAATTGGATGATCGAACAAAAAAATACTGATAATAATTATTCTGGTTGCATCATCAATATCTCTTCCATTTCAGCAACCGTAGCGTCTGTAAACCGGGGTGAGTATTGTATTTCAAAAGCAGGCATCAGTATGGCCACTCAACTTTTTGCTGTCCGCCTGGGTGAATACAATATCCCGGTATATGAAGTAAGGCCTGGTATCATCAGCACAGACATGACATCGGGCGTGAAGGATAAATATGATACCCTCATTGCAGATGGTTTATGTGTCCAGAAGCGGTGGGGGCTACCTGAAGATGTGGGAAAATGCGTAGGCGCTTTGGCAATGGGTAGTTTTCCCTATTCAACCGGCCAGGTTTTTATGGTTGACGGCGGATTAACTATCCCAAGATTATAA
- a CDS encoding family 20 glycosylhydrolase translates to MKIKSHFILTACLLVACCMRVFPAPLPHPFKILPQPQQVTLAGGQGMQADKLIQLFTQEHIKVPVLGPILSRLLVAKKDGKGTLSLVLDKTTSSISSDEGYILTISAEKITITAKGEAGLFYGCQSLEQLLEDAKAYKKPLPACTITDYPTLAYRAVHFDVKHHLDHMNYYYESIDRLARYKINAVVFEYEDKLRYQLQPLVGAPQSISIDEMAALTKYARQRNIEITPLVQGLGHATFILKHEQYAGLRELPWNDWAFCPLHEGTYQVLFDLYRDAIKATPGSKYLHIGGDEIGNIGLCPRCKPTADKEGIMALNLYWLKRVCEFAKDNNRIPIFWDDMPLQHAGLYKTTWSDEVTASEAEEAWKKGVSVLDSLQTDFPKNCVYMRWNYSMATQPGNIHALDWYQKNGLKAMIATATNAEGGMLFQADERNKGMASSGIVSIRSFIQLAAQKSISGMLCTAWDDKSPHMENYWRGFIAAAEYSWSPKGRNLEEYDEAWAQKEFGTAIKNYSSLNEQLRSGSVLWYEALFKNGNLLDDDNGLQSMKQVEHWLKPLEGQEKRQFDYTTKLIELPDLKSPGTWSKKYSEKLNRSATQINNYEALSRQLQEIQYNSTRNKYYWRLAAALHRFQTSTPRILVALKQCDQAGEAAQKTGFDAVHKAIGEFHQSWSALQDVYSETRFITYPSNYVKDRYFHLASQREDLSWMVQAQQLYEGMITKWMTK, encoded by the coding sequence ATGAAAATAAAATCTCATTTCATACTAACAGCATGTCTTTTGGTCGCATGCTGTATGCGTGTTTTTCCCGCACCACTACCCCATCCGTTTAAGATCCTTCCCCAACCCCAGCAAGTGACCCTGGCTGGCGGACAAGGTATGCAGGCTGACAAACTGATTCAGTTGTTCACTCAAGAGCATATAAAAGTACCTGTACTCGGTCCTATACTCTCCCGGCTTCTTGTTGCAAAAAAAGACGGGAAGGGAACACTCAGCCTTGTCCTCGATAAAACAACCTCCTCCATTTCTTCAGATGAAGGTTATATCTTAACGATCTCCGCCGAAAAAATAACCATCACTGCAAAAGGTGAAGCCGGATTATTCTATGGCTGCCAGTCACTGGAACAATTGCTGGAAGATGCAAAAGCATACAAAAAACCCCTTCCTGCCTGTACGATTACGGACTACCCAACACTCGCCTACCGTGCTGTCCATTTTGATGTGAAACACCACCTGGACCATATGAATTATTATTACGAAAGCATCGACAGGCTGGCACGTTATAAGATCAATGCCGTGGTATTTGAATATGAAGACAAACTCCGTTACCAGTTGCAGCCTCTTGTTGGAGCACCACAGAGCATTAGTATCGATGAAATGGCGGCCCTTACAAAATACGCGCGCCAGCGAAATATTGAAATCACGCCACTGGTGCAGGGATTGGGTCATGCCACTTTTATTTTGAAACATGAGCAGTACGCCGGACTACGCGAATTACCCTGGAATGACTGGGCTTTCTGTCCATTACACGAAGGCACCTATCAAGTATTATTTGATCTGTACAGGGATGCTATTAAAGCCACGCCCGGATCAAAATACCTGCATATCGGCGGGGATGAAATTGGGAATATCGGTTTGTGCCCCCGGTGCAAACCAACTGCCGATAAGGAAGGCATAATGGCACTGAATCTGTACTGGTTGAAAAGGGTTTGTGAATTTGCAAAAGACAATAACCGCATCCCGATTTTCTGGGATGATATGCCCCTGCAACATGCAGGTTTATACAAAACAACCTGGAGTGATGAAGTAACAGCATCAGAGGCCGAAGAGGCCTGGAAAAAAGGGGTTTCCGTACTCGACAGCCTCCAGACAGATTTCCCCAAGAACTGTGTGTATATGCGCTGGAATTATTCCATGGCCACGCAACCCGGGAATATCCATGCACTGGACTGGTACCAGAAAAACGGATTAAAGGCGATGATCGCTACTGCCACCAATGCAGAAGGCGGTATGTTATTCCAGGCAGATGAACGCAACAAGGGAATGGCGTCATCTGGCATTGTTTCTATCAGGAGTTTTATACAACTGGCAGCACAAAAAAGCATTTCAGGCATGCTTTGTACAGCCTGGGATGATAAATCCCCACACATGGAAAATTACTGGCGGGGGTTTATTGCAGCTGCTGAATACAGCTGGTCACCCAAAGGCCGGAATCTGGAAGAATACGATGAAGCCTGGGCCCAGAAAGAGTTTGGCACAGCCATTAAAAACTACTCCAGTTTAAATGAACAATTAAGAAGCGGATCGGTCTTGTGGTACGAAGCCCTTTTCAAAAATGGCAACCTCCTTGATGATGATAATGGCCTTCAAAGCATGAAGCAGGTGGAACATTGGCTAAAGCCTCTGGAAGGACAGGAAAAAAGGCAGTTTGATTATACTACAAAACTGATTGAATTACCAGACCTGAAATCGCCTGGAACATGGAGTAAAAAATATAGTGAGAAGCTAAACAGGTCTGCTACGCAAATAAATAATTACGAAGCATTATCTCGACAACTGCAGGAAATACAATACAATTCCACCAGGAATAAATATTACTGGCGACTTGCAGCAGCTTTACACCGGTTCCAAACATCGACCCCCCGGATACTGGTAGCCTTGAAACAATGCGACCAGGCAGGAGAGGCTGCACAGAAAACCGGATTTGATGCAGTACATAAAGCAATTGGTGAATTCCACCAAAGCTGGTCAGCCTTGCAGGATGTGTATAGTGAAACAAGATTCATTACCTATCCCTCAAATTATGTGAAGGACAGGTATTTCCATTTGGCCAGCCAGCGCGAAGACCTCTCCTGGATGGTACAGGCACAGCAATTATATGAAGGAATGATCACCAAATGGATGACCAAATAA
- a CDS encoding MFS transporter encodes MPTEKLTKGQYKVAATGFLSLFSIVGIMFYGLPFFFDFWVKDFGWTRATVTSGNVFGKVIIGPLFGFAAGWIVDRFGPKRLMLFGIFICGMAVIGLSKMNSLFEFYALYMLMALGYMCGGPLPNQVLTSRWFNKSRGKAMGFAYLGIGIGGMLVPQIARWLNKQMDWRSSLVMLGSLMILVALPMALFVKENPADKTTEDKLNNPAIPFSSILKNRSFYFLALGSMCSIGAVAGVSQNLKLFFSLDLKYSQSEAANVISLVLGASIIGRLLMGWLADRYSKKYVMMLIYTLISLSIVLLFFVQTPGVIYLFALIFGIGLGGDYMIIPLMAAELFGIKVMGRVMGLVLTVDGLAEAFGPVLAGWLRDRNGSYAIGFSALILLSVIGTFAVWMLPAKKTLQ; translated from the coding sequence ATGCCAACTGAAAAATTAACTAAAGGCCAGTATAAAGTAGCTGCCACCGGATTTTTAAGTTTGTTCTCGATCGTTGGCATTATGTTCTATGGATTACCCTTCTTCTTTGATTTCTGGGTAAAAGATTTTGGATGGACACGGGCCACGGTTACCTCAGGAAATGTTTTCGGCAAAGTGATCATCGGGCCATTATTCGGTTTTGCCGCCGGATGGATCGTGGACCGATTCGGACCTAAACGATTGATGTTGTTTGGGATCTTTATTTGTGGCATGGCCGTAATCGGGCTAAGTAAAATGAACTCGCTGTTTGAGTTCTATGCATTGTACATGCTGATGGCATTAGGTTATATGTGCGGTGGCCCATTGCCCAACCAGGTATTGACATCAAGGTGGTTCAATAAATCCCGGGGAAAGGCCATGGGATTTGCTTACCTGGGTATCGGCATTGGCGGTATGCTGGTACCGCAGATCGCCAGGTGGCTGAACAAGCAAATGGACTGGCGTTCATCCCTGGTCATGCTGGGTAGTTTGATGATTCTGGTGGCGTTACCCATGGCTTTGTTTGTAAAGGAAAACCCTGCAGATAAAACAACCGAAGATAAGCTCAATAATCCCGCTATTCCTTTCAGTAGTATCTTAAAAAACAGGTCTTTCTATTTTTTGGCGCTTGGCAGTATGTGTTCAATCGGAGCGGTGGCCGGTGTAAGCCAGAACCTTAAATTATTTTTCAGTCTTGATTTAAAATACAGCCAAAGTGAAGCAGCCAATGTGATCTCATTGGTTCTGGGCGCCAGTATCATAGGCAGATTACTCATGGGCTGGCTGGCCGACAGATATTCCAAGAAATATGTGATGATGCTCATTTACACACTGATCTCACTGTCTATCGTGCTGTTATTCTTTGTGCAAACCCCGGGTGTCATATATCTGTTTGCCTTAATTTTCGGAATTGGTCTAGGTGGCGATTACATGATCATCCCGTTGATGGCAGCAGAATTATTTGGTATTAAAGTGATGGGCCGGGTTATGGGCCTTGTATTAACCGTGGATGGATTAGCTGAAGCATTTGGACCTGTTCTTGCCGGATGGTTAAGGGATCGTAATGGTAGTTATGCCATTGGGTTCTCTGCATTGATCCTTTTATCAGTTATCGGCACATTTGCTGTCTGGATGTTACCTGCAAAAAAGACTCTCCAATAA
- a CDS encoding sialidase family protein, translated as MNCKPATQKAVALPESGTWQRIGPGGGGSTFIPRFSYHTPDMFMVRCDMTGSYLTKDGGNSYQLINIAGGTSCYAFDPVDSNSIYLGSAVLHRSADGGKSWTQIFPKKSEVTSEIYIGDHAEYEITTENTSLYVKEPEKISTIRVDPSKSGSLYFSMGNYFFYSTNAGDSWSKENLGYHIDYLYTNTGAAKNDLYIFTQEKVFIFNKDSKRITAREIPVSMSPAYSFTAGTLKNSSATMLYALHHDFKKQNPWDFGHSEVWSSKDLGLTWEKNNDTVITNGYLGISPSLSMINCSEFDAANAYVVTNRYQEKLLSDKLIDWYGALKTSDAGKSWHWVWKGGGGSGQYGVQDATDAPNLNDAWVHKAFGGEFIQLFDAGVSPRDGNIAIVTDWYRTMKTMDGGITWQEIYSHMNPDTTYTSRGMDVTTTYGVHFDPYDSSHLAISYTDIGYHHSYDGGKSWKRSAAGVPSDWVNTCYWVVFDPGVKNKVWSVWSGLHDFPRGKMTRNPQWKDKGRGGVCVSTDGGRTWKPTVEGMGMNSPATSIVLDPKSAISRRTLYAAVYNKGVFKSIDDGKTWQIKNKGIDSNTCAFELTLASNGNLYLTVSPTPAHKDGKKGPAFYSGAVYRSTDGAETWTKLTISKGLLFPNGMEIDPDDPKRIYLACWAAISLSDLVGGDVVREAGGNKLLDMPGGIFLSVDGGDSWTSIFDQKQYVYDVTADPHHPGRLYCNTYNKVAWRSDDRGKSWKKLRDYDFHWGHRVIVDQYNPEKVFITTYGSSVWHGVPATE; from the coding sequence ATGAATTGTAAGCCAGCCACACAAAAAGCCGTTGCATTACCCGAGTCCGGCACCTGGCAAAGAATTGGTCCAGGTGGTGGTGGCTCTACATTCATTCCACGTTTTTCCTACCATACTCCGGATATGTTCATGGTCCGTTGTGATATGACCGGTTCTTACCTTACTAAAGATGGTGGCAACAGCTACCAGTTAATAAATATTGCGGGTGGGACTTCTTGTTATGCTTTTGATCCGGTTGATTCGAATTCAATATATTTAGGATCGGCAGTATTGCACAGGTCGGCGGATGGCGGGAAAAGCTGGACACAAATATTCCCAAAGAAATCAGAGGTCACCAGCGAAATTTATATTGGCGATCATGCTGAATATGAAATCACAACTGAGAATACATCCCTGTATGTAAAAGAACCGGAAAAAATATCCACTATTCGCGTTGATCCTTCGAAATCAGGTTCCCTGTATTTTTCAATGGGCAACTATTTTTTTTATTCTACCAATGCAGGTGATTCCTGGTCAAAAGAGAACCTCGGCTACCACATTGATTATTTATACACGAATACCGGTGCCGCTAAAAACGACCTGTATATTTTTACTCAGGAAAAGGTCTTTATTTTCAATAAGGATTCAAAAAGAATTACTGCCAGGGAGATCCCTGTATCCATGTCACCGGCCTATTCCTTTACTGCCGGTACTCTGAAGAATTCATCAGCAACCATGCTGTATGCACTGCACCATGATTTCAAAAAGCAAAACCCCTGGGATTTCGGGCATAGTGAAGTTTGGTCCTCTAAAGACCTTGGACTTACCTGGGAAAAGAATAATGATACTGTGATCACCAATGGGTACCTGGGTATATCACCCAGTCTCAGCATGATCAATTGTTCTGAGTTTGATGCGGCCAATGCATATGTAGTAACCAACCGGTACCAGGAAAAATTATTATCCGATAAATTGATTGACTGGTATGGAGCCTTAAAAACAAGTGATGCCGGTAAATCCTGGCATTGGGTCTGGAAGGGTGGCGGCGGTTCCGGGCAATACGGTGTGCAGGACGCGACAGATGCACCTAATCTGAACGATGCCTGGGTCCACAAAGCTTTTGGTGGTGAGTTCATTCAATTGTTCGACGCAGGAGTATCACCTCGAGATGGAAATATTGCTATTGTTACAGATTGGTACCGTACCATGAAAACCATGGATGGTGGAATTACCTGGCAGGAAATTTACAGCCATATGAATCCGGATACCACCTATACCAGCCGGGGCATGGATGTTACGACTACCTACGGTGTGCATTTCGATCCCTATGATAGCAGCCACCTGGCAATAAGTTATACTGATATTGGGTATCACCATTCTTATGATGGTGGAAAAAGCTGGAAACGTTCGGCAGCCGGTGTCCCATCTGATTGGGTGAATACCTGTTACTGGGTGGTTTTTGACCCGGGTGTTAAAAACAAGGTATGGTCAGTATGGTCTGGACTTCATGATTTTCCCCGGGGTAAAATGACCCGCAATCCTCAGTGGAAGGATAAAGGCCGCGGTGGGGTTTGTGTATCAACAGATGGCGGAAGAACATGGAAACCCACAGTTGAAGGCATGGGTATGAATTCCCCAGCCACTTCAATTGTCCTTGACCCAAAATCGGCTATTAGTCGCCGTACTTTGTATGCCGCTGTATACAATAAGGGAGTGTTCAAGTCAATTGATGATGGCAAGACCTGGCAAATAAAAAACAAAGGCATTGATAGCAATACCTGTGCTTTTGAACTGACACTGGCTTCAAATGGAAACTTGTACCTCACCGTTAGTCCAACCCCTGCACATAAAGATGGCAAAAAGGGGCCGGCTTTTTATTCAGGGGCTGTTTACCGTTCTACGGATGGTGCTGAAACCTGGACCAAATTAACTATCAGCAAAGGACTGTTATTCCCGAATGGAATGGAAATTGACCCGGATGATCCCAAACGCATTTACCTGGCTTGCTGGGCTGCCATCAGCTTAAGCGACCTCGTTGGTGGTGATGTTGTCCGCGAAGCCGGTGGCAATAAATTGTTGGATATGCCTGGAGGAATATTTTTATCGGTGGATGGTGGTGACAGCTGGACTTCCATTTTTGACCAGAAACAGTATGTTTATGATGTAACAGCTGATCCACATCATCCCGGCAGGCTATATTGCAATACCTATAATAAAGTTGCCTGGCGAAGCGATGACCGGGGTAAGAGCTGGAAAAAACTCAGGGATTACGATTTCCATTGGGGACATCGGGTAATTGTTGATCAGTATAATCCTGAAAAGGTGTTCATCACCACCTATGGTTCCAGTGTCTGGCATGGTGTTCCTGCCACAGAATGA
- a CDS encoding alpha/beta hydrolase, producing MKKQFLISGVFTILSLSLYAQKIISLYGQAIPNSIPYAMKETTLYWDGEFGGYQNVSQPTLEIFLPDKEKVSGAAVVICPGGGYGMLSYRLEGTKIAKTFARHGIAAFILKYRLPSDSIMAVKSIGPLQDAQQAIKLVRDNAKQWGVDINKVGIMGFSAGGHLASTAGTHFNKAFIPNPEMTNLRPDFMVLVYPVISMADSLTHAGSRQNLLGEHPTAEIIQDFSNELHVNEKTPPAWITHSGDDKVVVVDNSILFYKALLRKKVPAEMHLFPKGDHGFVLGIPTDEWMGAVFNWMAANGWIIKK from the coding sequence ATGAAAAAGCAATTCTTAATTTCTGGCGTTTTTACAATTCTTTCCCTTAGCCTGTATGCACAAAAGATCATCTCATTGTACGGGCAGGCCATACCCAATTCCATACCCTATGCTATGAAGGAAACCACCTTGTATTGGGATGGAGAATTTGGTGGCTACCAGAATGTTTCGCAACCGACATTGGAGATTTTCCTGCCGGATAAAGAAAAGGTCAGTGGCGCTGCAGTAGTGATTTGTCCGGGTGGAGGATATGGGATGTTAAGTTACCGGCTGGAAGGGACCAAAATAGCCAAAACTTTTGCCAGGCATGGTATTGCTGCTTTTATCCTGAAGTATCGCCTGCCATCTGATTCCATTATGGCAGTAAAAAGTATCGGGCCATTACAGGATGCCCAGCAGGCCATTAAACTGGTGCGGGATAATGCCAAACAATGGGGAGTTGATATCAATAAGGTAGGCATTATGGGATTTTCTGCCGGCGGGCATCTTGCTTCGACTGCCGGTACACATTTTAACAAAGCTTTTATTCCTAATCCTGAAATGACCAACCTTCGACCCGATTTCATGGTATTGGTATACCCGGTGATCAGTATGGCTGATAGCCTTACACATGCTGGTTCAAGACAAAACCTGCTGGGTGAACATCCCACCGCAGAAATAATACAGGATTTCTCCAATGAATTGCACGTAAATGAAAAAACACCACCAGCCTGGATAACGCATAGCGGCGATGATAAAGTAGTGGTGGTGGATAATAGTATACTTTTTTACAAAGCTCTACTGCGAAAAAAAGTACCCGCAGAAATGCACCTTTTTCCAAAAGGCGATCATGGTTTTGTATTAGGAATACCTACTGATGAGTGGATGGGTGCCGTATTTAACTGGATGGCCGCTAATGGATGGATCATAAAAAAATAG